Below is a window of Halobaculum lipolyticum DNA.
GTGGTCGTCGACGACCCAGCCGTGGGCCACCGGCAGGCCCGCGAGCAGTCCGCCCGTGAGCGACGCCGCCCAGTAGAACAGCATCATCACGGCGCCCCAGAAGGCGCTCCAGCGGACGAACGCGCCGACGATCAGCGCCAGCCCGGTGAGGGTCAGCCCCCACATGTTGAGCATGTCGATGAGCGGGCTGCCGGCCATCGACGCGAACAGGTCGGTGAACGGGTTCCCCGGCGGGATGGCGTTCGCGAGGAAGCCGGCCGCCGTCCAGTTGTTCGACGGGTCGGCGTCGAGGTACGTCACGAGCTTCGTGACGCCGCCCTGGAACAGCGTCCAGCCCATCACCACCCGGAGGACGAACAGCGAGTAGCCGACCCACGTCTCGGAGTAGCCGAACTCCACTTGTCGTCCGAACAGTTCCGTGTTGAGTGTCGTTCTGGTGGACATAACGTCGGTCGGGAGAACACGAATTTCCGACTTGAACCTGTCGGCCGGAATTCACGGCGGGGGAACCATCGGACCGTTCATATCGCCGGTCTCGAACGTCGAATCGGGCGATCTCGTCGAGGACGCCTCCGACGTACGAGCCGGGGGGCCGGCGACTACTCGAAGCGGACGCCGAGGTCGTGGAGGTCGTCGTTGTTGGACGAGACGTTGATCAACAGCGGCGTCACCGACTCCACCTCGGCGGCGTTGGCGAGTCCGCCGGCCGACAGCGCGCGCAGACCTTCGATCTCTTCGGCGAGTCGCGACACCGTGGCGGCCGCGTCCCCGTCGTCGGCGACGACGAGCGTGTCGATGCCGAGGTCGAGCGAGAGGTCGGCGAGGCGGCCGGCGGCGAGGTTGTGGAACGCGCCGACGACCGGCACCCCCTCCGGCACCGCGTCGCGCACGAGCGCCGTCACGCTGCCGGCGCCGGGCGGGTTGTAGTGGAAGCCGTCCTCGTCCCGCTTCATCCCCGCGGCGGGCGTGACGACGACGTCGTCCTCGTCGAGGGTGTCCGCGACCGCCTCGACCGTGTCGGCGACGTGGTACGGCGGCACCGCGAGCACGACCACGTCCGCGCGGTCGGCAGCCATCGCGTTGTCGAACCCTTTTATCGTCGCGTCGCCGCCCGCGTCGGCGACCGTCCCCGCGTAGTCGTCGGCGGCGGCGCGGGCCTTCTCGGGGTCGCGGGAGCCGACCAGCAGTTCGTGGTCAGTGTCGCGGCCCCAGCGTACGGCCAGTCCCTCGCCGATGTCGCCGGTGCCGCCGAGTAGCGCGATTCGCATGGGCCGGTGTCCGGGCGGGCCGGCGGTAAGCGTTGCGTGACCGGACAGGGATGACGCGACCGCCGCGGGTCGCCGCGACGGGCGACGCGTTGATACGCCGCGGCGAGAACGCCGACGTGTGGCCGACCCCGACGCAGTCGACGTCCGCCTCCGTGCGACCACCGACGACCGCGTCCGCCCGGGACGGGCGTTCCTCGGCACCGACGACCTCCTGGTGGCGCCCGCCCGCCACGGCCGGCTCGTCCAGCTCCTCGGCGGCGCGGCGAACGGGCTCTTCGGCGGGCTTCCGGAGACGCTCGGTCTGTACGACCCCCACGCGGTGTCGCGGACCGCCGCGATCCACGACCCCGACACCGTGCGGGTCCGCTACGGCGACGTCGTCGGGCTGTCGCCGTTCGCGCGGCCGACCGGGTTCTCGCTGCACGTCCGCGTCGACGGCCGCGACGACGACCTCCGGCTGGCGTTCCGTTCGGCCGACGAGCGCGCGGCGGTCGTCTCGCTGGCGCGGGAGCTCCGGGACCGAGCGCGCGCGGCGGGCGCCGACCCGACCGTGTTCGACCCCGGCGGACGGACGCGCCTGCTGGCGCTCGAGGAGTGAGGTACGGTCTCCCCCGTCGGGGGTGACGGAGTCGGCGGGAGCGACGCTACCGGGCGTCGGCGGTCCCGCGCTCGTACACGAACCAGTACGCCAGCACCGGCGACACCAGCAGCATCGGCCCGACCGTGATCGCGAGCGTGAGGCGGTCCGGAGGGACGAACTGCGTCGCCAACGCCAGCGCCAGCAGGTCGAGCATCGCGACGAAGGTGAGGAACTGGACCACGCGGGCCAGTTTGGTCTGTCGGTCGTCACCCCCGCCGCCGGTCTCCGCCGCGTCCTTCGCGCCGCTCGCGCCGCTCATCGGCTCACTCCAGCAGGGCCGGCAGGTCGTTCACGCTGTCGACGACGGCGCTGGCGCCCGCGTCGGCGTACTTCGCGCGTCCGTCGTCGCCGGTGAGACCGCCGGTGAGGACGCCGATCCCGTAGTAGGCGGTCGACTCGTCGGCGGCGTCGGCGTTGACGGCGGTGCGCACGTCGTCGAGCGTGTCGCCGACGAACGCGACCGTGTCGGCGCCGGTGCGCTCGGCCAGCGTCACCAGCGCCGCGGGGTGGGGCTTGCCGTGCGCCCAGTCGTCCATCGTGAAGCGGCGGTCGTCGGCGACGTCCAGCCCGACCCGTGCCAGCGCGATGTCGGCCTCCGCCGACGGGCGGCCGGTGAGGACACAGACCGGGTAGCGGTCCGTCAGCGCGGCGACCGTCTCCGCGGTGAGGATCGTCGGCTCGTCGTGGATGAAGCCGGGCGCCTCGAACGGCGGCTCCCCGCCCTCGATGTCGCGGTACAGTTCCGCGCCGAGATACAGCGCCTGGAACGTCTCGCGCAGCGCCTCGGGGTCCCACTCGGCTTCGACCGCGTCGGCCGCGTCGTCGCCGAGGGCCTCGCGGATCGCGGCGCGGGCGCCGTCGAGTCCGGTGCCGTTCGCGGCGACGGCGTCGGTGAAGGCAGCCACCTCGGCGTCGAGTCCGCGGTCGCGCGCGAGGACGTACAGCGCGACGGCGTCCGACAGCTCCCAGTCGTTGTTGAAGCCGCCGGCGTCCTTGAACGCCTGCAGGTCGTCGCGCCCGAGCGTGGCGCCGTGGCGGCGCTCGACGCTCTCGACGACCGCCCGGCGGTACGACTCCGCCACGTCGACGAGCACGCCGTCCACGTCGAGCACGACCGTATCGACTCGCATGTCGAGAGGGGAGCGCGGGCGGCGTATGGGCGTTGCGACTCCGGACGGTCGAGGAACGAGACGGCTCGCCGGTGGGGGGCAGGTCGTCGGCTCAGGCGTCGAACACGCCGTCGGGGTCGCGGGCGACGTACAGCGTGTCGCCGCCGTCGAGCGCGTGGGGCGTCGCGTCGACGGCCGGCGGGTCGCCCCCGAGCGTCGTGAACGCGCAGGCGGCGTCGACGCGGCGGGCGACGGCGAGGAGGGAGCGGTGGAGTTCGGGCGGGGAGTTCAGCGCGTACACGCAGTCGGCGCGGTAGGCGTCGCCGGGGTCGTCGCGGCCGGCGGCGGCGACGACGTCGTCGCGGACGAACCGGACCCCCTCGGGAGCCGGGCGGTCGACGACGTCGGTCGCGACCACGGTTCGGCCGTCGCGGGCCAGCGCCGCGGCGACCGCGGGCCGACCGCCGATCCCGACCTCGCAGAGCCGTCCGAACCCGGCGAGTTTTCGCGCGATAGCGGGCCGGCGAGCGTCAGACACGGGCGGGTAACTTATGTCGGCACCCGTCATAAACACGTTCATGATCGTCGACATCGTGCCCATCGGGGACGTCTCCGCCCAAGTGAAGCGGGAGGCGTCGGCCGGGCTCC
It encodes the following:
- a CDS encoding DoxX family protein: MSTRTTLNTELFGRQVEFGYSETWVGYSLFVLRVVMGWTLFQGGVTKLVTYLDADPSNNWTAAGFLANAIPPGNPFTDLFASMAGSPLIDMLNMWGLTLTGLALIVGAFVRWSAFWGAVMMLFYWAASLTGGLLAGLPVAHGWVVDDHLVYAALLFGLGAFGAGRILGLDAYLEDMEFVKNNPWLSYVLG
- the npdG gene encoding NADPH-dependent F420 reductase, translated to MRIALLGGTGDIGEGLAVRWGRDTDHELLVGSRDPEKARAAADDYAGTVADAGGDATIKGFDNAMAADRADVVVLAVPPYHVADTVEAVADTLDEDDVVVTPAAGMKRDEDGFHYNPPGAGSVTALVRDAVPEGVPVVGAFHNLAAGRLADLSLDLGIDTLVVADDGDAAATVSRLAEEIEGLRALSAGGLANAAEVESVTPLLINVSSNNDDLHDLGVRFE
- a CDS encoding DUF7534 family protein, translating into MSGASGAKDAAETGGGGDDRQTKLARVVQFLTFVAMLDLLALALATQFVPPDRLTLAITVGPMLLVSPVLAYWFVYERGTADAR
- a CDS encoding TIGR01548 family HAD-type hydrolase, translating into MRVDTVVLDVDGVLVDVAESYRRAVVESVERRHGATLGRDDLQAFKDAGGFNNDWELSDAVALYVLARDRGLDAEVAAFTDAVAANGTGLDGARAAIREALGDDAADAVEAEWDPEALRETFQALYLGAELYRDIEGGEPPFEAPGFIHDEPTILTAETVAALTDRYPVCVLTGRPSAEADIALARVGLDVADDRRFTMDDWAHGKPHPAALVTLAERTGADTVAFVGDTLDDVRTAVNADAADESTAYYGIGVLTGGLTGDDGRAKYADAGASAVVDSVNDLPALLE
- a CDS encoding UPF0146 family protein, encoding MGTMSTIMNVFMTGADISYPPVSDARRPAIARKLAGFGRLCEVGIGGRPAVAAALARDGRTVVATDVVDRPAPEGVRFVRDDVVAAAGRDDPGDAYRADCVYALNSPPELHRSLLAVARRVDAACAFTTLGGDPPAVDATPHALDGGDTLYVARDPDGVFDA